From the Limanda limanda chromosome 2, fLimLim1.1, whole genome shotgun sequence genome, one window contains:
- the LOC133017831 gene encoding group XIIB secretory phospholipase A2-like protein yields MTRWALLTPLLLLLGLFLHSAVSQETDDSATASPPPPPSDQASDGTQAEDENDEWGMNSVRGGFEAVGGYFDSMLEFMGGRDGVCQYGCRYGKSPIPRPGYQMPEPDGCSAYFFGLPVPEGMDMGIPAMTKCCNQLDMCYDTCGSNKYRCDSKFRWCLHSLCSDLKKSLGFVSKVEACETVADSLFNTVWTLGCRSYMNSQRAACYCQGEEKDEL; encoded by the exons ATGACCCGCTGGGCCCTTCTCACTCCCCTGCTGCTCCTGTTGGGCCTCTTCCTCCACAGTGCTGTCAGTCAGGAGACTGACGACTCTGCAACAGCATCACCTCCACCGCCACCGTCGGACCAGGCCTCTGATGGCACTCAGGCAGAGGACGAGAACGATGAGTGGGGAATGAACTCGGTCAGAGGAGGCTTTGAGGCCGTCGGCGGCTACTTTGACTCTATGCTGGAGTTCATGGGCGGACGTGATGGAGTGTGCCAATACGGCTGTAGATATG GTAAATCTCCTATTCCTCGTCCTGGATACCAGATGCCAGAGCCTGATGGATGCAGCGCCTACTTCTTTGGACTTCCGGTTCCAGAAGGG ATGGATATGGGGATCCCTGCCATGACCAAGTGTTGCAACCAGCTGGATATGTGCTACGACACCTGCGGCTCCAACAAGTACCGCTGTGACTCCAAGTTCCGTTGGTGCCTCCACAGCCTCTGCTCCGACCTCAAGAAGAGCCTTGGCTTTGTTTCAAAGGTTGAAG CATGTGAGACGGTGGCAGACTCCTTGTTCAACACAGTGTGGACTCTGGGCTGCAGATCCTACATGAACAGCCAGAGAGCAGCGTGCTACTGtcaaggagaggagaaggatgaaCTTTAA